In Streptomyces capitiformicae, one genomic interval encodes:
- a CDS encoding ferrochelatase has translation MPHAHDATPYDALLLLSFGGPEGPDDVVPFLENVTRGRGIPKERLKEVGQHYFLFGGVSPINDQNRALLDALRKDFAEHGLDLPIYWGNRNWAPYLTDTLREMVADGRRRILVLATSAYASYSGCRQYRENLADSLATLEAEGLELPRIDKIRHYFNHPGFLEPMIDGVVESLADLPEDVRDGARIAFCTHSIPNASADTSGPVEDHGDGGAYVAEHLDVSKLIADAVRERTGVEHPWQLVYQSRSGAPHIPWLEPDICDHLEELHEAGAPAVVMAPIGFVSDHMEVLYDLDTEAMAKGEELGLPLRRSATVGADPRFAAAIRDLVLERAAVERGQEDVTPCALGVLGASHNLCPVGCCPARTPLPAAAGADSPYA, from the coding sequence ATGCCACACGCGCACGACGCCACCCCCTATGACGCCCTGCTCCTGCTCTCGTTCGGCGGCCCGGAGGGCCCGGACGACGTGGTCCCGTTCCTGGAGAACGTGACGCGGGGGCGCGGCATCCCCAAGGAACGCCTCAAGGAAGTCGGGCAGCACTACTTCCTGTTCGGCGGGGTCAGCCCCATCAACGACCAGAACCGCGCCCTCCTCGACGCCCTGCGCAAGGACTTCGCCGAGCACGGCCTGGACCTGCCGATCTACTGGGGCAACCGCAACTGGGCGCCCTACCTGACCGACACCCTGCGCGAGATGGTCGCCGACGGCCGTCGCCGCATCCTGGTCCTCGCCACCAGCGCGTACGCCTCGTACTCGGGCTGCCGTCAGTACCGCGAGAACCTCGCCGACTCGCTGGCCACCCTGGAGGCCGAGGGGCTGGAGCTGCCGAGGATCGACAAGATCCGGCACTACTTCAACCACCCGGGCTTCCTCGAGCCCATGATCGACGGCGTCGTGGAGTCTCTCGCCGACCTCCCCGAGGACGTCCGGGACGGCGCGCGCATCGCCTTCTGCACGCACTCGATCCCGAACGCCTCGGCGGACACCTCCGGCCCGGTCGAGGACCACGGGGACGGCGGCGCGTATGTCGCGGAGCACCTGGACGTCTCGAAGCTCATCGCCGACGCCGTCCGCGAGCGGACCGGTGTGGAGCACCCCTGGCAGCTCGTCTACCAGTCCCGCTCCGGGGCCCCGCACATCCCGTGGCTGGAGCCGGACATCTGCGACCACTTGGAGGAGCTGCACGAGGCCGGGGCCCCGGCCGTCGTGATGGCGCCCATCGGGTTCGTCTCGGACCACATGGAGGTCCTGTACGACCTCGACACCGAGGCCATGGCCAAGGGCGAGGAACTGGGCCTGCCGCTGCGCCGCTCGGCCACCGTGGGCGCCGACCCGCGGTTCGCCGCCGCCATCCGTGACCTGGTCCTGGAGCGCGCGGCCGTCGAGCGGGGCCAGGAGGATGTCACCCCCTGCGCCCTCGGCGTGCTCGGCGCGAGCCACAACCTGTGCCCGGTCGGCTGCTGCCCGGCCCGTACCCCGCTGCCCGCCGCCGCGGGCGCCGACAGTCCGTACGCGTGA